In Pectinophora gossypiella chromosome 5, ilPecGoss1.1, whole genome shotgun sequence, a genomic segment contains:
- the LOC126367059 gene encoding isovaleryl-CoA dehydrogenase, mitochondrial, which translates to MATRLACVRRIIANKTGGRCMSHYPIDEHVFGLSDEQQQLRNTVFDFAQKELAPKAAEIDKENNFKELRPFWKKLGELGLLGITANPDYGGTGGKYSDHCVIMEELSRASGSIALSYGAHSNLCVNQINRNGTHEQKSKYLPKLCSGEHMGALAMSEPGSGSDVVSMKLRAEKKGDYYVLNGNKFWITNAPDADVLVVYAKTDITSKPQHGITAFLIEKDYPGFSTAQKLDKLGMRGSNTGELVFEDCKVPATNVLGEVNKGVYVLMSGLDLERLVLAAGPVGLMQAAVDTAFQYAHTRKQFGQNIGEFQLLQGKMADMYTTLSACRSYLYNVAKAADEGHVNSKDCAGVILYCAEKATKIALDAIQILGGNGYINDYPTGRLLRDAKLYEIGAGTSEVRRMLIGRTLNNEYK; encoded by the exons ATGGCTACTCGACTCGCTTGTGTCAGGCGAATTATCGCGAACAAAACCGGTGGAAGATGCATGTCGCATTATCCCATAGACGAACATGTGTTTGGATTGTCCGATGAACAGCAACAG TTAAGAAATACAGTGTTCGACTTCGCACAAAAGGAACTGGCGCCAAAAGCGGCGGAGATCGACAAGGAGAACAATTTCAAAGAACTCAGACCCTTCTGGAAGAAGCTGGGTGAACTTGGATTATTGG GCATTACAGCAAACCCTGACTATGGCGGCACAGGAGGGAAGTATTCCGACCATTGTGTCATCATGGAAGAACTTTCAAG GGCAAGTGGTTCTATAGCGTTATCTTACGGAGCTCATTCCAACTTGTGCGTAAACCAAATTAATAGGAATGGCACACACGAACAGAAGAGCAAATATTTGCCCAAG CTATGTTCAGGAGAACATATGGGAGCATTGGCCATGTCAGAGCCAGGTTCAGGAAGTGACGTGGTATCTATGAAACTGAGGGCTGAGAAGAAAGGCGACTACTACGTACTGAACGGTAACAAGTTCTGGATCACAAACGCACCTGACGCCGATGTGTTAGTG GTTTACGCAAAGACAGATATTACAAGCAAACCACAACACGGCATAACAGCGTTCCTGATTGAAAAAGATTATCCTGGTTTCTCGACAGCGCAGAAACTGGACAAATTAGGCATGAGGGGTTCTAACACTGGAGAGCTGGTATTTGAAGACTGCAAG GTCCCAGCAACAAATGTTCTAGGTGAAGTTAACAAAGGCGTGTACGTGCTGATGTCAGGACTAGACCTGGAGAGATTGGTGCTTGCAGCTGGACCTGTCGGTTTGATGCAGGCTGCGGTCGACACCGCCTTCCAGTATGCACATACTAGGAAACAATTTGGACAGAATATCGGCGAATTTCAGTTATTACAG GGTAAAATGGCCGATATGTACACAACACTCAGCGCATGTCGTAGCTACTTATACAACGTCGCGAAGGCCGCGGACGAGGGTCATGTCAACAGCAAAGATTGTGCTGGcgttatactttattgcgccgAAAAAGCCACAAAGATTGCTTTAGATGCTATACAAATATTAG GTGGAAATGGCTACATCAATGACTACCCAACAGGCCGGCTACTTAGAGATGCTAAGCTTTATGAAATTGGTGCTGGAACCTCCGAAGTCCGAAGGATGTTGATAGGCAGAACATTGAATAATGAATACAAGTGA